The genomic stretch TTGATGTCTTTCTTCGGGTGCCCTCTTGGATGAGGCCTTTCATCTCCTTTTTGAGCTAGTAATGGTCCTTTCTTTAAATGTCCATTAACCTAATGGAACTTGCACCAGCTAAGAGGGTCAGATCCTAAGACTTATTTCTTAGGAGCTGACAGTTGGGAGGTGTTATGCATATAGAGGACCTCTCCCCATATCTACTTTTGGAGAGCATTTAGGGGAGTGAAGCTTTCGGTTGGTTTTCCACTACGTTTGAACGTTGTTTTGTCCCTCAGGGACGACGTGCATTGGttcctttataattttttttatattgagaGTGCATTCTCTTGTATCTCAGACCTTCTTTTCAGTATTTCTCTCATCGCCCTTGATGTAACATTTTGCTCGCGTTACCATTTCAGCCAAAGACGCCGCCGACCTTTGGACGAGGGACTCATTGAAGTGTCCCACCTTGAGCCTATTTTAGAATGCTCCTACAAACATTTCCTAGTTTGGATGGAATACCTTAATTATTGCTTCATTAAAGCGGACAAGATACTCCTTCAGTGATTCTGAGGGGCCTTAGCAGATGTTGAGTAGACTGGTGGAAGTTAGCTTTCTATGCCTGCTTGCAAAAAATTAATGAACTAACTTCTTAACCATGTCTTGGTAGTTGTAACAAAGATTTTGTGGAAGCCCATAAACCACCTCAAGGTTGCATCACTAAAGGTGTCATATTAAAGCTTACACTTGAAGGAGTCAGGTGTCGCAATGATGGTCATTTGAGTATTGATGGAGGCCATATGGTTGTACGGGTCGTTGCATTCGTTGAACTTAACCAATGATTGTAGCTTAAAGTTCTATGAGACTGATGCCTCCCATATCTCATCCGATAGAGGTTAGGGATCAAATATCTCCAATTTTGTCTACCATGTATGTCTTCTGCTGGCAATGATTGATATGAATGACAATATCCTCCAGGGTTTGGTTTTGGCAACGAAGATGATGTATAGCAACATGCATTTCTGCTATGACATTTTCATCGCCATCATATTTCTCGTTGGTCGGAGTTGTCGTCTTTTTATTCGCGGTGATGGATAAAGAGGATGAACGTGATGGCGATATTCCGGTTGATTTTTGTGATATTTACCTACATTAGTTTTACCGGAAACCCACAGAGGGTTCCATTTGTACTTGCTAAAAGTACAAATGTGTGACAATTCGTAATGATTAAGGGTTGGCAGAGGCTTTAAGGTTTTTGTAGGATTGAGAGCTAGTTTACATAGGGAAGCTCCTGTATTTGTGTATTTTTGTGTTGTGGTCTGGTTCGTCCTTTGTTACGATGTTCAAGTAATTATGACCACCATGTGCCTAGATTCAAGACATCCTTGAAAATAACAATCATTGAGTGAGTAGGCAATTTATCTTCTGATATTCAGAGAAGCGTGACTCACTTTCTTCATGACTTCTTTCATGTCGTTAATGAGGGTGAGGACACGTAACTTGCCAACTCCAACGTTGGGCAACTCCTCCTTGAGGAAGACAAGATATCTAGTAGAAAGGCGTCACATATAGTAAATAGGTGATTGAACATATAAATGAGGATTGAAAACTCTCACACCGCCTTCTATAACCTTCACAAAAATATATCAGCACAGGAGTAAATGAATCAAATATCAACCAATACAACACAAGAAGGGATGTCAGTATTGAATATCGTCGCCATCAATTGACGATGATGAACATGTTTCATTCATCAAGATGCAATTTTAAAATAACAATGATGATCATGTTTTTTGGtcaatatatattatcaaaggatTGGTCGAGTTAGATGATATCTTGGTCAAATTTGTTTGTGCTATTTGTTGAAGCATGATTCGTCCTGAAACATCTAGTGACATTGCGGCGAATTTGGTGCTTGGCAGTTGAATTTCATATAGTTTAATAGACTATTTATGTTAGCTTTATTTGTTCATGGATCCAACAATTTCAAATTCTATAATTCTGATATTTCAAAAACACGCCACATATTTTAGAGTTGAGTAGACATTTTTGTCATAAACTTAGAGTTTCTAAGAGGTTTCATGGGTCAAAAATGCATTCACATCAATAAATGGGAGTATGACAAAGTCAAGTTTGGCAGCATGAAATGAGACTAAGCTTTAAAACCATCACTAAAAATCAATtctaaaaataacattttaaattcCTTAAAGCACAAATTAGTACTAAGACCCAAAATAAAATACCATAAAACATCAATTTGGTATCGGAAATTGTATAGACATGTTGGCTTAATTTTTAACATTAactaaattttaaattatgtctgtCAATGTTAGTTAACAATGACATGAATGAGTGTCAATTACTCACTTAATTATGACATTAGCATTACTAACCTAAGTAACAACATTGTATGCTTGACACTTACAAAAGAATCTAtctatattttataatttcaatCACTAATCTGATactcttaatttaataaaaataaaaaacaagtatGATTAATACCAGAAGCTTATGACACAATTTTAGGGGCAATATTAGGTTTTCCTCAAAATGAAAATATACTATTGCATTTTTCTAATGAATGAAATGCAAAACCTGGTTTCATTTTCTAAGACTTTTCACATTCTATGTGCGGTTTGGTATAAACTAATGATTGATAATTCTACAATTATTATGTCTTGTCCAAAATCGCCCACTGGTTAATTTGCTTTTCTGGATTATGATTCAAAGAATCCTTTTTTTTTCTGTGCCACTGCCCATGGTTTTTTAGATACATTATCTTTGAAATGTTGAATTATTGGACCATATCCACACTtgcttttttttcaattaaaataagCTACTTGAAATATCTCTGTACAACACAACAGtactaaaaaataatcaaaaactttAGGCCGATGATAACGTGTAAATAACAACAATTGTGTCTTATTCCACTAAGTGATGTCGGTTACATTAATCAACTTCCGACATAATATCCTATTCAGGATCACGTTTCACTTCAAATCATTAATCTATAGAACTTCTCTTAATATCTTCTCACGATAATGTGTAAGGTATGAATTATCAACTCCtaagaaattataaaatataataaatgtccACTCATTTGAAGTCTTTACTAAACTTGGACTCAAcacttttttaattaattagtttagttGTTCTGTTAAGATAGTTTGTATCACTTTTTGTAGCACTATATATAATTCATCTAGTTATATCACTTCATCAAACAAATACTTATCATATCatattaacaaaaacaaataCTTAGCATAGATATGGCAGTTCCTGTGATAGATTTTAGCACTCTCAATGGAGACAAAAGAGGTGAAACTATGGCCCTTTTGCATGAAGCTTGTCAAAAATGGGGTTGCTTTCTGGTAACATTTTTGTCTAACATTTTTTAATGTAACAAATgttttttttggtgattttaatGTAACATGTTTACTTGTGCAGATTGAGAACCATGAAATTGAAGGGAAGCTGTTGGAGAAAGTGAAGAAGGAAATTAATAGTTACTACGAAGAAAATCTGAAGGAAAGTTTCTATAAATCTGAGATAGCGAAGAGTTTGGAGAAAAAGCAGAACACTTGTGATATCGACTGGGAAAGTTCGTTCTTCATTTGGCATCGTCCAACCTCTAACATTAGGAAAACTTCAAATCTCTCTGAGGAACTTTGGTTAGTcaatttaaattctaacaagtgTCTTCAATAATCGGTCGAACTTCATATCTAAACATCGTGTGTTTCTCTGTTTGCGTTTTTATATCTAACTCTTTGGAACCGTGTAGAATTTTCTAACTGTTTTTGTGTAAATGCAGCAAGACAATGGATGAGTATATTGAAAAGCTAGTTGAATTGGCAGAGAAATTATCTGAGCTAATGAGTGAAAATCTTGGTTTGGAGAAAGAATACATAAAGAAAGCATTTTCGGGAAGTGATGGACCAGCTATGGGCACAAAAGTGGCAAAGTACCCTGAATGTCCATTTCCAGAACTAGTGAGAGGTTTAAGAGAGCACACAGATGCTGGTGGAATCATCCTATTGCTTCAAGATGACAAAGTACCTGGTCTCGAATTCTTCAAAGATGGAAAATGGATAGAGATACCACCTTCAAAAAACAATGCAATTTTCGTCAACACAGGTATTAGCACTAACACTTCTGATTGAAGGTGTGTCTCGGTGTTTGGTGCCTGACACATGTCGATTGACACATGCAACTGCATTCAATGAATCATAAGCTTATTTTAATCGTTCTCTAAATCTTTTATTGACAGGTGATCAAATTGAAGTGTTGAGCAATGGATTATACAAAAGTGTTGTGCATAGGGTGATGCCTGATAAGAATGGAAGTAGACTCTCAATTGCTAGTTTCTATAATCCAGTTGGAGAAGCCATTATATCTCCAGCTCCTAAACTTTTGTATCCAAGTAATTATTGCTATGGAGACTATTTGGAGCTTTATGGAAAAACTAAGTTTGGAGAAAAGGCTCCTAGGTTTGAATCCATCAAGAATAAGGCCAATGGCCACTACTAGACACTAGTACTGTTACAATCTTGTGTACCTTAAAAAATATTCTTAACACCCTTAATTTCTATATGATGTAACAAAATAGCCAAGAAAGGAAAATGTAACAAGTTTCCTTtctcctttattttcttttttcatgtTATATGAATAACAAAGAAATGTATGTTTTTTCTTTGACTCCTTAAAGGGAAAAACTATAAGTAAAGCTTTTATATATCCATTTATTCGTCAGTGGTTAGTCACACATCAACTACGAATGAATTAGCCTCCAAGACAGACAACGAGTGCATTTGTATGTTGAATTCAACTTATAcgcaataaattatttatatactgCATATAGTGACATGAAATGACACCAAGGACAAGAAAATAATGTATTTGATGGTCGAGGAAATTGGCATGAAGGGAATAATGCACAAGAAACAATGCTATaacattaaaataaatcattGACATACAATACGACGAATTCCCCATCACAGTTGCTGCTGATACGTAAATACGCTGCTATGAATTCTGATTTCATATTTCTTTTAAGCGGCAGAAAGCTTCCTTGAGTACACAATGTACATCGGATCCGTGCGTCCAGGATTTGGAGATATATCCACAGCCTAcagagaaggaaaagaaaaaggACACTGGCCTCAACACTGGTAACACTATCACATGATCACATCATAAACAACATTGCAGAGAGTTTCGTATTTGTTTCATGACTAGTAAAAGAAAATCATGTGACGCATTATCATTACAAGTTTCCCTACATGAATTATAACAATATGGATGCATCACAAATGGCTAACTAAGATATGCAACAAGGGAGCGAGGTAGTAAGATTTTAGAAAGAGGAGCTTAAAAACGCATGACACTTGAAGCTTGTCAAAACAAAATGGGAAAATATCAGTTAGGGAATTACCTGAGGAGGTTCAAATCCTCCTGCGTAATGAAAATAGGACCCAACAATCATAACGTGATCAGCATCGCCAGTTGATGTCCATATAGAAATGGCTTTTGTCCAGAAGCATCGGTTTGAAAAGCTGAAATCATCAACGAATTCATCCGTAGTTGAATAGACCATAAGAGGTACAAGACCAATAATAGATATAACATTGTAAAGCAGATAAATGGTATCAATGAAAAGATGAAGTGCTTGTTTTAATGCAATTATATGAAACAGAGAAGATTTGTCTGCATTATGAAGTAATTCCAAAATGATAGCTGACAAAATTGTTACCTCATTATGGCCAATCCACCTGGTTTGAGTATCCTGCTCATCTCCTTGAAAATATCAAGAGGCTTTGTAAGGTAATCAACACTGACCTGCAGGGCATATTCAATTCTCAAATAGTTAATAGTGCTTTGATTTGAGTTAGCTTGTGTATAATTGCATTGGTATCATCGATATTTAGTAATGTTGTTACCAGAATTTCTCATGAAATAATGCAAAACTCAACAATAATTACTGAATCCTAAACTATAATTACAAACAAGATTAACATATATAAAAATTGATTAACAGATAAATGAAATTCAAAGAAA from Vicia villosa cultivar HV-30 ecotype Madison, WI linkage group LG4, Vvil1.0, whole genome shotgun sequence encodes the following:
- the LOC131594251 gene encoding 1-aminocyclopropane-1-carboxylate oxidase 1 — encoded protein: MAVPVIDFSTLNGDKRGETMALLHEACQKWGCFLIENHEIEGKLLEKVKKEINSYYEENLKESFYKSEIAKSLEKKQNTCDIDWESSFFIWHRPTSNIRKTSNLSEELCKTMDEYIEKLVELAEKLSELMSENLGLEKEYIKKAFSGSDGPAMGTKVAKYPECPFPELVRGLREHTDAGGIILLLQDDKVPGLEFFKDGKWIEIPPSKNNAIFVNTGDQIEVLSNGLYKSVVHRVMPDKNGSRLSIASFYNPVGEAIISPAPKLLYPSNYCYGDYLELYGKTKFGEKAPRFESIKNKANGHY